One genomic region from Dehalococcoidia bacterium encodes:
- a CDS encoding glycosyltransferase family 39 protein, giving the protein MQSTQYAAGPLALSDGLAMRAATLVLIAICIVPVFTTPRGRLTSDESLYAAEALNVHTGAGPTYTTGNPVTHRAPLYPALLAAAFEVGGRTLDAGTWVPRIATVINAALAVLIARRLAGPIAGAATGVAAASSSYLNGLGVSLFLDQVQVSFVLASVLALAVANDRPRAGAYMLGGIALGLAVLTKESAIQLGPLPLVAFLLCGAPTNWRTCLIAWSAGLAIASAGWWLWVYYHTGAIYLLGDPDADTTRMAMVAASAAVLALVLLLLRGQTWVVKPPRLAQRLAGWALVVVWGAAFIAGLEWQSWEHPPRYWSDVPAYFADVLVPAMPAAPVMGAALLWAAGRTLRGDTGASVVTAAWLLYLPFVLVAANRELSLRDAAPVLYLGLVALGCGAAWLMSWGADLGYAHRTPFFAAAGAAVVSLALVAIAAQGFGRVERAQATSFDGDWDNLIAADTAKWLKTNLAPGTTVMSTRVYHSHVYFLAGGRFPIHQLPTLLVTVDLEADEPLRARSTLFRWEPLATRARKDWLYLARYPGKGYYIGLAEEDLLAEVRAREVAYVVVNAPDVGFSSPSYLLYFDAHPAFRRVHQSSYGGVDISVIYEVDRTRLTPIEAPLRVTAGALEGLLERAGGDLEVVERALGRLNGAGWEVVPQ; this is encoded by the coding sequence TTGCAGTCCACGCAGTACGCAGCCGGCCCCCTGGCGCTCTCCGATGGCCTCGCGATGCGGGCTGCGACTCTGGTCCTCATCGCAATCTGCATCGTCCCCGTCTTCACGACGCCCCGCGGACGGCTGACTTCTGACGAGTCTCTGTACGCAGCCGAGGCGCTGAATGTCCACACGGGCGCGGGCCCGACTTACACAACGGGCAACCCTGTTACTCATCGCGCGCCGCTGTACCCGGCCCTCCTGGCTGCCGCGTTCGAAGTCGGCGGCCGTACGCTAGATGCGGGCACATGGGTGCCGCGCATCGCGACAGTCATCAACGCGGCTCTGGCGGTCTTAATCGCGCGACGCCTCGCGGGGCCGATCGCGGGGGCAGCGACGGGCGTAGCGGCAGCAAGCTCGAGCTACCTGAACGGCCTCGGCGTGAGTCTGTTTCTGGACCAGGTTCAGGTCAGCTTTGTACTTGCATCTGTGCTCGCGCTCGCCGTCGCGAATGACAGGCCGCGCGCGGGCGCCTACATGCTGGGAGGCATAGCCCTGGGCCTAGCCGTCCTCACCAAGGAATCGGCGATACAGCTTGGGCCGCTGCCGCTCGTTGCTTTTCTCCTCTGCGGCGCTCCGACGAACTGGCGGACCTGCCTCATCGCCTGGTCAGCAGGACTGGCGATTGCGAGCGCAGGCTGGTGGCTCTGGGTCTATTACCACACCGGCGCCATTTACCTGCTGGGCGACCCCGATGCGGACACGACCAGGATGGCTATGGTCGCGGCTTCCGCAGCCGTACTCGCGCTGGTTCTCCTCCTCCTCCGAGGGCAGACGTGGGTCGTCAAGCCGCCGCGCCTCGCACAGCGACTCGCGGGGTGGGCTCTTGTTGTGGTGTGGGGTGCCGCCTTCATTGCCGGTTTGGAGTGGCAGTCATGGGAGCATCCCCCTCGCTACTGGTCCGATGTCCCAGCTTACTTCGCGGACGTGCTCGTTCCCGCTATGCCGGCCGCCCCGGTTATGGGCGCAGCCCTGCTCTGGGCGGCGGGCCGAACGCTCCGCGGCGACACTGGCGCCAGCGTGGTGACAGCAGCCTGGCTGCTCTACCTGCCGTTCGTGCTCGTGGCAGCGAACCGCGAACTGTCGCTGCGGGACGCCGCACCGGTGCTGTATCTCGGTCTTGTCGCCCTCGGCTGCGGCGCGGCGTGGCTAATGTCCTGGGGCGCGGACCTGGGGTACGCCCACCGGACGCCCTTCTTCGCGGCGGCCGGCGCTGCAGTCGTGTCGCTGGCCTTGGTCGCCATCGCGGCCCAGGGGTTCGGGCGGGTCGAACGCGCGCAAGCAACATCTTTCGACGGCGACTGGGACAACCTCATCGCTGCGGACACGGCGAAGTGGCTGAAGACGAACCTGGCTCCGGGGACAACGGTTATGTCCACTCGTGTCTACCACTCTCACGTCTACTTCCTCGCCGGAGGCCGCTTTCCCATACACCAGCTCCCAACGCTGTTAGTGACGGTCGACCTCGAGGCCGATGAGCCGCTTAGGGCTCGCAGCACACTCTTTCGCTGGGAGCCGCTGGCAACGCGAGCCAGGAAGGATTGGCTGTACTTGGCGCGCTATCCAGGCAAGGGCTACTACATCGGCCTGGCGGAGGAGGACCTGCTCGCAGAAGTCCGCGCGCGGGAGGTCGCGTATGTTGTCGTCAATGCCCCGGATGTCGGCTTTAGCTCTCCCTCTTACCTCCTGTACTTCGACGCCCATCCCGCCTTCCGGAGAGTGCACCAGAGCTCCTACGGAGGCGTCGACATCTCAGTGATCTATGAGGTCGACCGGACCCGCCTGACGCCAATCGAGGCGCCCTTGCGGGTCACTGCGGGTGCTCTTGAGGGCTTGCTGGAGCGCGCGGGCGGCGACCTGGAGGTGGTCGAGCGAGCGTTAGGCAGGCTAAACGGCGCCGGGTGGGAAGTGGTACCCCAATAG
- a CDS encoding glycosyltransferase family 2 protein, which translates to MKLIVTIPALNEEATIGDVIREVPRTIEGVDRIEVLVLDDGSTDGTVAAALAAGADYVVSNSRNRGLAFTFQRALEEALARGADVIVNTDADNHYDQTRIPELIQPILEGRAEIVVGSRLLRGLKMKPANKHGNRLANFILQRLLRIDGIDVSSGYRAYSRRAALGLNVFSGHTYTHETLFSALDQGLKIVSVPLPARAVERPSRLISSLPRHVWRAGTVVLQSILRYRPFQAYGALGLALVVLGLVPFTRYMYLFATGEAAGHVQSLIAGAALVLFGAQVFAMGLLATAVGWNRRLLEEVLLRLKEEQLSRHAEADSGAAATATLAPVVPLAARGREEKRKVA; encoded by the coding sequence GTGAAGCTCATCGTCACGATACCCGCACTGAACGAGGAAGCCACAATAGGCGACGTCATCCGCGAAGTGCCGCGGACTATCGAGGGCGTCGACCGGATAGAAGTGCTCGTGCTCGATGACGGATCGACAGATGGCACCGTAGCGGCGGCACTCGCGGCGGGCGCGGACTACGTCGTCAGCAACAGCCGCAACAGGGGCCTTGCCTTCACTTTCCAGCGCGCCCTCGAGGAGGCGCTGGCCCGGGGCGCTGACGTCATCGTAAACACGGACGCGGACAATCACTACGACCAGACCCGCATCCCGGAACTAATCCAGCCCATCCTGGAGGGCAGGGCGGAGATCGTCGTTGGCAGCCGCCTGCTACGGGGCCTCAAGATGAAGCCCGCGAATAAACACGGCAACCGGCTTGCCAACTTCATCCTTCAGCGCCTTCTGAGAATCGACGGCATCGACGTCTCTTCGGGATACCGGGCCTACAGCCGCCGCGCCGCCTTGGGCCTCAACGTCTTCTCCGGACACACCTATACCCACGAAACGCTGTTTAGCGCACTGGACCAGGGCCTGAAGATTGTCAGCGTGCCGCTACCCGCGCGCGCAGTCGAGAGGCCGTCGCGCCTGATAAGCAGCCTGCCGCGTCACGTATGGCGGGCGGGAACGGTTGTGCTGCAATCGATCCTGCGATACAGGCCCTTTCAGGCCTACGGCGCCCTCGGGCTGGCCCTGGTCGTTTTGGGCCTGGTGCCGTTCACACGCTACATGTACCTCTTCGCGACCGGCGAGGCGGCAGGACACGTGCAGTCCCTTATCGCCGGCGCGGCGCTGGTGCTCTTCGGCGCGCAAGTCTTCGCAATGGGCCTGCTCGCTACGGCTGTCGGCTGGAACCGGCGCTTGCTGGAGGAGGTCCTGCTGCGGCTGAAGGAAGAGCAGCTTTCGCGTCACGCCGAGGCGGATTCCGGGGCAGCAGCGACAGCCACGCTAGCGCCGGTAGTGCCGTTGGCGGCAAGGGGCCGCGAGGAGAAAAGAAAGGTTGCCTGA
- a CDS encoding 5-formyltetrahydrofolate cyclo-ligase yields the protein MESTSEEKARIRRLVWRRLEEAGVARFPYGSGRIPNFAGASKAAEILATLPAWRQARTLKCNPDYAQMPLRKLALQQGKTIYMAVPRLQGDKPFIQLDPGRLAGREAQAATIAGAARFGRPVGPEEMRHIDGVVCGAVAVREDGARLGKGGGFSDLEFAIARSLGLIDESTPVMTTVHELQVLTEAIPMLDHDVALTHFATPERVVECGRRRRQPAGVHAGLLKEEQRTGIPLLARLLARLPRQEPGEVGRPN from the coding sequence ATGGAGAGTACTTCTGAGGAGAAAGCGCGCATTCGGCGCCTGGTGTGGCGAAGGCTGGAGGAAGCCGGTGTGGCGCGATTTCCGTACGGCAGCGGCCGAATCCCCAACTTCGCGGGGGCCTCGAAGGCGGCCGAGATACTGGCCACGTTGCCGGCGTGGAGGCAGGCTCGCACCCTGAAGTGCAACCCCGACTACGCGCAGATGCCGCTGCGCAAGCTCGCCCTCCAGCAGGGCAAGACCATCTATATGGCCGTGCCCCGCCTGCAGGGCGACAAACCCTTCATACAGCTTGACCCGGGAAGGCTTGCCGGCCGGGAGGCGCAGGCCGCAACTATAGCGGGGGCGGCTAGGTTCGGGCGCCCGGTCGGGCCTGAGGAGATGCGGCACATCGACGGCGTCGTCTGCGGCGCTGTAGCCGTGAGGGAAGACGGCGCCCGCCTCGGCAAAGGCGGCGGCTTCTCCGACCTCGAGTTTGCGATCGCGCGCTCGCTCGGCCTCATCGACGAGAGCACGCCGGTGATGACCACGGTGCACGAGCTGCAGGTCTTGACCGAGGCGATCCCCATGCTCGACCACGACGTCGCGCTCACGCATTTCGCCACGCCGGAACGCGTGGTGGAGTGCGGACGACGCCGGCGTCAGCCTGCGGGCGTCCACGCCGGCCTCCTTAAAGAGGAGCAACGCACCGGGATACCGCTGCTTGCCCGTCTTCTGGCCAGACTTCCCCGGCAGGAACCGGGCGAAGTTGGTCGCCCGAACTAA